The following proteins come from a genomic window of Bactrocera dorsalis isolate Fly_Bdor chromosome 6, ASM2337382v1, whole genome shotgun sequence:
- the LOC125779665 gene encoding uncharacterized protein LOC125779665 has protein sequence MDADMPAAPTPTTRSAVNVPRQAAAPVAAAPVAAPRTTTPTAPRNGRVALPPTPALVVDPQRRRCPLCRRPHRLPQCVIFKGLPPQQRLLVVQAHGHCLNCLTPVHQTHECTSGNLCQICMRPHHTMLHRITRNDTRQQPSGRNRGAVRRPPVSRDARRRRTSGPSSSHARRPHNGASTRRQQPRPRPRLASGLSSVVATLQQLQSILG, from the coding sequence ATGGATGCAGACATGCCAGCAGCCCCGACACCAACCACTCGTTCGGCTGTCAATGTGCCACGCCAAGCGGCTGCCCCAGTTGCGGCTGCCCCAGTTGCAGCACCCCGAACAACCACACCAACGGCGCCTCGGAATGGAAGGGTAGCATTGCCGCCAACACCCGCGCTTGTCGTCGACCCACAACGCCGTAGATGTCCTCTATGTCGTCGACCCCACCGGCTGCCACAATGCGTCATCTTTAAGGGATTGCCACCTCAACAACGCCTGTTGGTCGTGCAGGCGCACGGCCATTGTCTGAATTGCCTGACGCCTGTCCACCAAACTCACGAGTGTACGTCGggcaatctgtgccaaatttgtaTGCGGCCGCATCACACCATGTTGCACCGAATCACTAGGAATGACACCCGTCAACAACCTTCCGGCCGCAACCGCGGCGCAGTACGACGACCTCCAGTAAGCCGGGATGCGCGGCGCCGTCGAACGAGTGGGCCATCATCATCCCATGCCCGACGGCCACACAATGGGGCATCAACACGACGCCAGCAACCACGACCACGTCCACGCCTCGCCTCAGGCCTTAGCAGCGTCGTAGCCACACTCCAGCAGCTTCAAAGCattctaggctga